The Vibrio gallaecicus genome contains a region encoding:
- a CDS encoding TfoX/Sxy family DNA transformation protein, translating to MTDQAFYNYMGTFGEYQNRSMFGGIGLFQNEAMFALVSEGCLYIRGGNTLDKKLTDLNCEKYRHVKKQTTATVNYYDITQLFSNDHPGLDEIIRMSIDNSIQQRSFQKSTASRRLRDLPNMQLTLERMVKKAGVDDVSTFMQLGASEVFVKVRKAYGNDVDVKLLWKFAGAIDGIHWKLLQEPRKQQLLESCQ from the coding sequence ATGACGGATCAAGCATTTTATAACTACATGGGTACATTCGGAGAATACCAAAATCGTTCTATGTTTGGCGGTATAGGTTTATTTCAAAACGAAGCCATGTTTGCACTTGTCAGTGAAGGTTGTTTATATATTCGAGGTGGTAATACTCTAGATAAAAAATTGACGGATTTAAATTGCGAAAAGTACAGACACGTTAAGAAGCAAACGACAGCAACAGTTAACTATTACGATATTACTCAATTATTTTCTAATGATCATCCTGGCTTAGATGAAATCATCAGAATGTCTATTGATAACTCTATTCAGCAACGCAGCTTTCAAAAATCAACGGCAAGCAGACGCTTACGTGATTTACCGAATATGCAATTAACGCTGGAGCGTATGGTTAAAAAAGCGGGTGTTGATGATGTATCTACTTTTATGCAGTTGGGGGCTTCAGAAGTCTTTGTAAAAGTTCGCAAAGCGTATGGTAATGATGTTGATGTTAAACTGCTTTGGAAATTTGCAGGGGCAATCGACGGAATTCATTGGAAACTACTTCAAGAGCCTCGCAAACAACAGCTACTTGAAAGTTGTCAGTAA
- a CDS encoding ATP-binding protein, whose amino-acid sequence MNQYAVICLDNNPVSIEQIRQELAPLAPMFDIYTVDDLEDAHQALEYVQSRDQTVALVVTHHHSGFSGVQFLVELEQLPHTKTAHTILVSSSTDIQAILTAVNEGRLNHCLTKPLQDNLLFKTAQKELTSFIIKHAQDDLLSYSQVLDHQRLLRSHIENKIRTYQSGFIHDFHDLTDSELAEKVVSALHEFFSKTDETKALRHYSSDHLLTKEGEDNRFLWLITKGEVALYKKDQLSQQREVVRHTKGNLVGGMSFVTGEPSFSTAITLTPTDVIKLDKDVFSQVMHSNSSLLPLFTNLLLRHFNRRLQRSINTKITLQETLESLESAHEQLLDKEKMAMLGQLIAGVAHELNNPIAAILRSIETLSVNIENILENAGHENYSKQLNTFASAKNIQPLSTSQEREQVNSVIEIIGNRSLAKKVVKLQLANDKTTLETLKNSPKAGKELLTDLEQYHLVGNSIRSIQVCSARIADMVKSLKSYAREDDEKLNLVDIHEGIEDTLVIFENRLKRHHIEKYYDHTIPTMFCQSLALQQVWTNLISNTLDALSENGRVVISTSQTQFDDTPFVVIEIEDNGHGIQAGNLAMIFEPNFTTKKEGNFGLGIGLSISQQIVAAHQGFIKAESTPATSENEQDGYTKIQVWLPLHPQGTSYE is encoded by the coding sequence GTGAATCAATACGCTGTTATTTGCTTAGACAACAACCCAGTAAGCATTGAACAAATTAGACAAGAGCTAGCACCATTAGCCCCAATGTTTGATATCTACACGGTTGATGATTTAGAAGATGCTCATCAAGCGTTAGAGTATGTGCAGAGCCGCGATCAAACCGTTGCTTTGGTCGTCACTCATCATCACTCTGGTTTTAGCGGCGTTCAATTTTTAGTAGAGCTAGAACAATTACCGCATACCAAAACTGCCCATACAATTTTGGTTAGCAGCTCTACAGACATTCAAGCCATTCTTACCGCTGTTAATGAAGGTAGGTTGAATCACTGCTTAACGAAACCTTTGCAAGACAACTTACTTTTTAAAACAGCCCAAAAAGAGCTCACTTCTTTTATTATAAAGCATGCGCAAGATGACCTTTTGTCTTATAGCCAAGTTCTTGATCACCAGAGATTATTAAGGTCACATATTGAAAATAAAATACGGACTTATCAATCTGGCTTTATTCATGACTTTCATGATCTGACCGATTCAGAGTTAGCTGAAAAAGTGGTCTCAGCCCTACACGAATTTTTCTCTAAAACAGACGAAACTAAAGCACTTCGCCACTATTCTTCAGACCATTTGTTAACCAAAGAAGGCGAAGACAATCGGTTTTTATGGCTAATTACTAAAGGTGAAGTCGCCCTCTACAAGAAAGATCAATTGAGTCAGCAAAGAGAAGTGGTAAGACACACCAAAGGTAACCTCGTTGGGGGGATGTCTTTTGTTACCGGAGAGCCTTCATTTTCAACCGCCATAACCCTCACTCCAACCGATGTCATTAAACTTGATAAAGATGTTTTTAGCCAAGTTATGCATTCAAATAGCAGCTTATTGCCATTGTTCACTAATTTGCTTTTACGTCATTTTAACCGCCGGTTACAGCGTAGTATCAACACCAAGATAACCTTACAAGAAACACTTGAGTCACTTGAGTCAGCCCACGAGCAACTGCTTGATAAAGAAAAAATGGCGATGTTAGGTCAACTTATCGCAGGTGTGGCTCATGAGCTAAACAATCCTATAGCCGCGATATTACGCAGTATCGAAACTTTATCAGTCAACATTGAAAACATCTTGGAAAATGCAGGTCATGAAAACTATTCAAAACAATTGAACACCTTCGCCTCTGCAAAAAATATTCAGCCTTTATCCACCAGCCAAGAACGTGAACAAGTAAATTCTGTTATTGAGATAATCGGTAACCGTTCTTTAGCTAAAAAGGTCGTTAAGCTGCAACTAGCAAATGATAAAACGACCCTTGAAACCTTAAAAAACTCACCAAAAGCTGGCAAAGAGTTACTTACCGATTTAGAACAGTATCATTTAGTTGGAAACTCAATTCGTTCGATTCAAGTATGCAGTGCTCGTATTGCAGATATGGTTAAAAGCTTAAAAAGTTATGCGCGAGAAGATGATGAAAAGCTCAACCTTGTGGATATACATGAAGGAATTGAAGACACTTTAGTCATTTTTGAAAACCGATTAAAACGCCACCATATAGAAAAATATTACGACCATACGATCCCAACAATGTTCTGCCAATCATTAGCTCTACAACAAGTCTGGACAAATTTAATTTCGAATACTCTAGATGCCTTGTCTGAAAATGGTCGAGTTGTCATTTCAACCTCCCAAACTCAATTTGATGATACACCGTTTGTCGTTATTGAAATTGAAGATAATGGGCATGGAATACAAGCCGGAAATTTGGCAATGATATTTGAACCCAATTTTACAACCAAAAAAGAAGGTAATTTCGGGCTTGGTATTGGGTTATCTATATCTCAGCAAATCGTAGCGGCACATCAAGGGTTCATCAAAGCTGAATCCACACCTGCAACATCAGAAAATGAACAAGACGGCTATACAAAAATCCAAGTTTGGCTCCCTTTACACCCTCAAGGAACTTCTTATGAATAA
- a CDS encoding iron-containing alcohol dehydrogenase — protein sequence MFQFMTSTRIIFGEGALASSLSVINQYGYSVLLVTGSTYTRALPIINHLESRSMRYQHMAVTGEPNIKMVEEAALSARRFKPDMVIAIGGGSAIDLGKALAAVIPNQGDLYDYVEVVGRNVPLKTKPLPFIAIPTTASTGAEVTKNAVLKSGQDQVKISLRSPEMLADVAIVDPTLTYKTDLYTSGRGAMDAFTHLMEAYVCGEPNPLTDMICEEGLRRLSSSVLAACLDDDKIARSDISFAAMLGGMAITNAKLGAAHGLASALGGKLNAPHSVITARLAPLVMQENIDVATESNRTDILARYEKIAQIVTGNMDAKHEDGVVWLLQVLDNLSIPSLCAFKFNEVNQQEVVSDALKSVAIKGNPLPLNEERLFHILSQVGDDLHEPRTQDEAVEPCLSIINSYASENSVSEKGNSWTI from the coding sequence ATGTTTCAATTCATGACATCAACAAGGATTATATTTGGTGAGGGTGCACTTGCATCCTCGCTTTCCGTAATTAATCAATATGGTTACAGTGTTTTGCTTGTAACTGGCAGTACATATACTCGAGCTTTACCTATTATTAATCACCTTGAATCTCGGAGCATGCGTTATCAGCATATGGCTGTAACAGGGGAACCTAATATAAAAATGGTCGAAGAAGCCGCATTATCAGCTAGGCGTTTTAAACCTGATATGGTTATCGCCATTGGAGGAGGCAGCGCTATTGATTTAGGCAAGGCACTTGCTGCGGTTATTCCAAATCAAGGTGACCTTTATGATTATGTTGAAGTGGTGGGGCGGAATGTACCTTTAAAAACTAAACCACTTCCTTTCATTGCAATTCCAACAACGGCAAGTACAGGCGCGGAAGTGACAAAAAATGCAGTGCTTAAATCCGGTCAAGACCAAGTAAAAATCAGTTTACGCAGTCCTGAGATGCTAGCTGATGTTGCGATTGTAGATCCAACATTGACGTATAAAACAGATCTATATACATCAGGTAGAGGGGCAATGGATGCCTTTACGCACTTGATGGAAGCTTATGTTTGCGGTGAACCTAACCCTTTAACTGATATGATTTGTGAAGAAGGGCTTAGGCGTTTGAGTAGCTCTGTATTAGCTGCTTGTTTAGATGACGACAAAATAGCACGCTCAGATATATCTTTTGCTGCAATGCTTGGTGGGATGGCGATTACCAATGCAAAACTAGGAGCTGCCCATGGCTTGGCTTCTGCATTAGGAGGGAAGCTTAATGCGCCCCATAGCGTTATTACTGCAAGGTTAGCGCCTCTTGTTATGCAGGAAAACATAGATGTCGCTACAGAATCCAATAGAACCGATATATTAGCTCGGTACGAAAAAATCGCGCAAATTGTCACTGGTAATATGGATGCCAAGCATGAAGACGGGGTTGTATGGCTACTCCAGGTTTTAGATAACTTATCAATACCTTCATTATGTGCGTTTAAATTCAATGAAGTGAATCAGCAAGAAGTCGTGAGTGATGCTCTGAAATCTGTTGCGATAAAAGGTAATCCACTCCCATTAAATGAAGAAAGACTCTTCCATATTCTTTCTCAGGTAGGAGACGATTTGCACGAACCACGCACTCAAGATGAAGCGGTAGAGCCTTGTTTATCCATTATCAATTCTTATGCGTCGGAGAATAGTGTGTCTGAAAAAGGGAACAGTTGGACAATCTAA
- a CDS encoding HDOD domain-containing protein produces the protein MNHLSFFWLPQNKALLLQGIETEFSQLVGNSIATGKISLPPIPDVVLRIQQLCTQDSTGIVDVADCLLEDPGLTAIVIRVANSVVFNRRNITCMDLVTAVSRLGILRVRDIVTAQAIEQLKHSVNLNKVCNDILVQSAAVSRELGAAMVLVTNEFKHLRPDEYKYLEHEKSLLVGLLADIGLFCLVSEYHLYLEKGNYLDQDIALQIFQGQCSATSKLVLGHWGFDDDFLEVCSNEAKPSDEDVLSYLAIARIANHLLMFRNQDERIDEHEVEFNATGAEVLYKLSNLSDVEFQSQINDVINTSGL, from the coding sequence ATGAATCATTTATCTTTTTTTTGGCTACCACAGAACAAAGCTCTCCTTCTTCAAGGTATTGAAACCGAATTTTCACAGTTAGTCGGTAACTCTATTGCGACAGGAAAAATCAGCCTTCCCCCAATTCCAGATGTCGTTTTAAGAATTCAGCAGCTGTGTACTCAAGATTCAACAGGCATTGTCGATGTCGCAGATTGTCTATTAGAAGACCCCGGTTTAACCGCGATTGTCATAAGAGTCGCAAACTCTGTTGTCTTTAACCGACGTAATATTACCTGTATGGACCTTGTCACAGCTGTATCACGCCTGGGGATATTACGAGTTCGGGATATTGTCACCGCTCAAGCTATCGAACAGCTCAAGCATTCCGTAAATTTGAATAAAGTATGTAATGATATTTTAGTTCAAAGTGCCGCAGTCTCTAGAGAATTAGGTGCAGCAATGGTACTAGTGACGAATGAGTTTAAACACTTACGTCCTGATGAATATAAGTACCTTGAACATGAAAAGTCGTTACTTGTGGGTTTATTAGCGGATATAGGGTTATTTTGCTTGGTAAGCGAGTACCACCTTTATCTAGAAAAAGGGAATTACCTCGACCAAGATATCGCCCTACAAATATTCCAAGGTCAGTGCTCTGCAACCAGCAAACTTGTTCTTGGGCATTGGGGCTTTGATGATGACTTCCTTGAAGTTTGTAGCAATGAAGCAAAACCCTCAGATGAAGACGTACTAAGTTATTTAGCCATTGCACGTATTGCTAACCATCTATTAATGTTCAGAAATCAGGATGAAAGAATTGACGAGCATGAGGTGGAATTTAATGCAACTGGGGCTGAAGTATTGTATAAACTCAGCAACTTAAGTGATGTGGAATTTCAATCGCAGATTAATGACGTAATCAATACCAGCGGTTTATAA
- a CDS encoding lysine exporter LysO family protein: MFTGMIFIFAPLIVGYLFSISKAKVLETVNRATSQLIYVILGLMGLSLAALDNLGSNLQTILLYTFTFFICLSTCNLLALPLIDKAMPLKTDGSQNKLPLSSMALESAKLILVVGSGLIIGLLLPFELHWVDSASEWILFILLFFIGIQLRNSGLTLKQILLNKHGMVIATTIIITSLIGGVFASFILDIPLFNALAMSSGFGWYSLAGILMGDAFGPVYGGASFMLELLRELVALVVIPLLIRTHPATSIGYAGATAMDFTLPVIQTTGGVRCVPVAIVSGFILSILVPVLMLFFVSLTN; the protein is encoded by the coding sequence ATGTTTACAGGGATGATTTTTATTTTTGCTCCACTAATTGTGGGGTATTTGTTTTCTATATCTAAAGCTAAAGTTCTTGAGACTGTTAACCGCGCTACATCTCAACTTATCTATGTCATCTTAGGTTTAATGGGTCTTAGCCTTGCTGCGTTAGATAATTTAGGAAGCAACCTTCAAACGATCCTTCTTTACACTTTTACATTTTTTATTTGCCTAAGTACTTGCAACTTATTGGCTTTACCTCTGATTGACAAAGCCATGCCTTTAAAAACAGATGGCAGTCAAAATAAACTGCCTTTGTCTTCCATGGCGTTAGAATCCGCGAAATTGATCTTAGTAGTCGGCTCAGGTCTTATCATCGGCTTATTACTACCTTTCGAATTACATTGGGTCGATTCAGCAAGTGAATGGATTTTATTCATCTTATTGTTTTTTATCGGTATCCAATTAAGAAATAGTGGGTTAACACTTAAGCAAATTCTTCTGAATAAGCACGGCATGGTGATCGCGACAACAATCATCATAACGTCCTTAATTGGAGGGGTGTTCGCCTCTTTCATTCTTGATATCCCCCTATTCAATGCATTGGCAATGTCATCTGGATTTGGTTGGTATTCCTTGGCAGGGATATTGATGGGTGATGCTTTTGGACCCGTTTACGGTGGCGCTTCTTTTATGTTGGAATTATTACGTGAACTCGTCGCACTTGTTGTGATCCCACTATTAATTAGAACTCACCCCGCGACTTCTATTGGCTATGCAGGAGCAACTGCAATGGATTTCACCTTGCCTGTAATTCAGACTACAGGCGGGGTACGTTGTGTCCCCGTAGCAATCGTAAGTGGCTTTATTTTGAGCATCTTAGTTCCCGTGTTAATGCTTTTCTTTGTATCACTCACCAATTAA
- a CDS encoding response regulator has product MNKYLILCVDDEPEVLNSVLQDLSPFEEHFVVEGAESVDEAMDVIQDMEDENTPLALILCDHIMPSKTGIDFLIELNQRPSTVATRKLLLTGQAGLEDTVNAINHAALDFYISKPWRGNELRDTLIQQLTDYVIENDKQLLNWTSILDTERILSAMSDRRGKFGE; this is encoded by the coding sequence ATGAATAAGTATTTAATACTCTGTGTTGATGATGAACCCGAAGTACTCAATAGCGTACTACAAGATTTATCCCCATTTGAAGAGCACTTTGTCGTTGAAGGGGCCGAATCTGTAGATGAAGCAATGGACGTGATCCAAGATATGGAAGACGAAAACACGCCGCTTGCATTAATTCTATGCGATCACATCATGCCAAGTAAGACGGGGATTGATTTCTTAATCGAACTCAATCAACGCCCCTCAACAGTGGCAACTCGAAAACTACTATTAACAGGTCAAGCTGGGCTCGAAGATACCGTTAATGCCATTAATCACGCAGCTTTGGATTTTTATATTTCTAAACCTTGGCGTGGTAACGAGCTCAGAGACACGCTTATCCAGCAACTGACCGATTATGTCATCGAGAACGATAAACAATTACTCAATTGGACATCTATCTTGGATACAGAGCGTATTTTAAGCGCAATGTCCGATCGAAGAGGTAAGTTTGGAGAGTAA
- a CDS encoding DUF945 family protein, translating into MEQLRKMGAIGGAIALSLCWPLAVGQIGQNVVTDGVASLNNASVEAELLNYDRGYLSSTVQTRFTVVDESLKEQLEIDGLPTEFVVNSDISHGLLSLSAVSTLVDAEKLPLTLTTKTELNGNTDFNFVLSQLNHQSSGENSTSVSITKSTLSGHATVLGQINYELSIPSVQIDFPTGEEIILSNLTGTGEGKQAKGYWLGNQDFSIESFSVSDASMQPYLAIDGSTYKFGSHLDEVTKRLQSNVKLGVEAIKTSDGEVNNLDVDFELSNLDSESFEKVFEIYQSSPVMTQEDIESIVPYIDILFAKGFDLSMNKMSLNLGQGEFESKWLVSVPEGTENVSSNPATIVPALTGNLSTYFSNELVQEYPFIREGIDELIVMEMIKETGNGYEIKAELSKGNLVFENGQEIPLITLLMPVLLQ; encoded by the coding sequence ATGGAACAGTTAAGAAAGATGGGTGCTATTGGTGGTGCTATTGCATTGTCACTGTGTTGGCCTCTGGCAGTGGGACAAATTGGTCAGAATGTTGTGACTGATGGTGTTGCTAGCCTCAATAATGCGAGTGTAGAAGCTGAATTACTAAATTATGATCGCGGTTACTTATCATCAACCGTTCAGACTCGATTTACTGTTGTAGATGAAAGCCTAAAAGAACAATTAGAAATTGATGGTTTACCGACTGAATTTGTCGTTAATAGTGACATTAGCCATGGTTTACTGAGTTTAAGCGCAGTTTCGACGCTTGTAGATGCAGAAAAATTACCTCTGACGCTTACTACGAAGACAGAACTAAACGGAAATACAGATTTTAACTTTGTGTTGAGCCAATTAAATCACCAAAGTTCTGGTGAAAACAGCACGTCAGTTTCTATCACTAAGTCTACCTTGTCTGGACATGCTACGGTACTAGGACAAATCAACTACGAGCTTTCCATTCCTTCCGTTCAGATTGACTTCCCTACCGGTGAAGAGATTATTCTATCCAATTTAACGGGTACAGGTGAAGGCAAGCAAGCAAAAGGCTATTGGCTTGGCAATCAAGACTTTTCGATTGAATCATTTTCTGTTTCAGACGCGAGCATGCAACCTTACTTAGCAATTGATGGCTCTACTTATAAATTTGGCTCACACCTTGATGAAGTGACAAAGCGTTTACAGAGCAATGTGAAATTAGGCGTTGAAGCAATCAAAACCAGCGATGGCGAGGTAAATAACCTTGATGTTGATTTTGAACTTTCGAATTTAGACAGCGAGTCTTTTGAAAAAGTATTTGAGATCTATCAAAGCAGCCCTGTCATGACGCAGGAGGATATCGAGAGCATTGTGCCTTACATTGATATCTTATTCGCAAAAGGTTTTGACTTATCGATGAACAAAATGTCGCTGAACCTAGGGCAGGGTGAATTTGAGTCAAAATGGTTAGTGAGTGTTCCTGAGGGTACTGAAAATGTGAGTAGCAACCCTGCAACCATTGTTCCTGCATTAACTGGTAATTTAAGTACTTATTTCTCAAATGAATTGGTTCAAGAATACCCATTTATACGTGAAGGTATTGATGAGCTTATCGTTATGGAAATGATTAAAGAAACTGGAAATGGTTATGAAATTAAAGCGGAATTATCAAAAGGGAATCTAGTCTTTGAAAACGGACAAGAAATCCCATTGATAACGCTGCTTATGCCAGTATTACTGCAGTAA
- a CDS encoding GrxA family glutaredoxin — translation MFVVIFGRPACPFCVRAKEHAETLKAKRDDFNYRYVDIHAEGISKADLEKTVGKPVETVPQIFIDQDHIGGCDEFEAYAKENLGLFD, via the coding sequence ATGTTTGTAGTTATCTTTGGTCGTCCTGCTTGCCCATTCTGTGTTCGTGCGAAAGAGCATGCTGAAACTCTTAAAGCTAAGCGTGATGATTTCAACTACCGCTATGTAGATATTCACGCAGAAGGTATCAGCAAAGCTGACCTAGAAAAAACCGTTGGTAAACCAGTTGAAACGGTTCCACAAATTTTCATCGACCAAGACCACATCGGTGGTTGTGATGAATTTGAAGCATATGCAAAAGAAAACCTAGGTCTTTTTGATTAA
- the panP gene encoding pyridoxal-dependent aspartate 1-decarboxylase PanP, with the protein MVTEQKTVDVSFESLLRIFTVPEGPDSTLTQIEDKLSQNLNQFLREHIVAEEKPLREIEKDFSNAQIPEQPEFVSEHTEHLLDSLVSHSVHTSSPSFIGHMTSALPYFLMPLSKIMIALNQNLVKIETSKAFTPLERQVLGMLHRLIYQDDSQFYSRWMHSANHSLGAFCSGGTIANITALWVARNNALKAQGSFKGVEKEGLFKAMKHYGYEGLAILVSERGHYSLKKAADVLGIGQESLVAVKTDNNNRICTDDLILKIEQLKQANIKPFAVIGVAGTTETGNIDPLREIAEVCQKTDCHFHVDAAWGGATLMSNNHRHLLDGIELADSVTIDAHKQLYVPMGAGMVLFKNPDAMTAIEHHAQYILRKGSKDLGSHTLEGSRSGMAMLVYASMHIISRPGYELLIDQSINKARYFADLITEQNDFELVSEPELCLLTYRYIPKHVQEALKQANSSDKVKLNELLNELTKFIQKKQRETGKSFVSRTQLTPEKWNHQPIIVFRVVLANPLTGHDILSAIIDEQREISKLAPNLMRAINTLADSITS; encoded by the coding sequence ATGGTTACGGAACAAAAAACAGTAGATGTCAGCTTTGAAAGCCTACTACGTATCTTTACGGTACCTGAAGGTCCTGATTCAACCCTGACTCAAATCGAAGACAAACTCTCTCAGAACTTAAATCAATTCTTGCGCGAACATATTGTGGCTGAAGAAAAGCCGCTTCGTGAGATTGAAAAAGACTTCTCTAATGCTCAAATTCCCGAGCAACCAGAGTTTGTATCTGAACATACAGAGCATCTACTTGATTCTCTGGTATCACACTCAGTGCATACATCATCACCAAGTTTCATTGGTCATATGACGTCGGCCCTACCTTACTTTCTAATGCCTCTTTCTAAGATTATGATTGCTCTCAATCAAAACTTAGTGAAAATTGAAACTTCAAAAGCTTTTACGCCTCTTGAACGCCAAGTATTAGGTATGCTTCATCGTCTTATCTATCAAGATGATAGCCAGTTTTATTCTCGCTGGATGCACAGTGCTAATCACTCTTTGGGTGCTTTTTGTTCTGGTGGAACCATTGCCAATATTACAGCGCTTTGGGTTGCTAGGAATAACGCTCTTAAAGCGCAAGGTTCATTCAAGGGTGTAGAGAAAGAAGGGCTGTTCAAAGCCATGAAGCATTATGGCTACGAAGGTTTAGCGATTCTTGTTTCTGAACGTGGTCACTACTCTTTGAAAAAAGCCGCTGATGTACTTGGAATTGGTCAAGAAAGCCTTGTCGCAGTAAAAACCGACAACAATAACCGCATATGTACTGATGACCTCATATTAAAGATTGAGCAACTTAAGCAAGCAAACATTAAACCTTTTGCAGTAATTGGTGTTGCTGGCACAACTGAAACGGGCAATATTGATCCATTGAGAGAAATTGCCGAAGTGTGCCAGAAAACAGATTGTCACTTCCATGTCGATGCGGCTTGGGGTGGTGCAACTTTAATGTCGAATAATCATCGCCACCTTCTAGATGGTATTGAGCTTGCCGACTCTGTCACTATTGATGCACATAAACAACTCTACGTGCCAATGGGGGCTGGTATGGTGCTTTTCAAAAACCCAGATGCCATGACTGCCATTGAACACCATGCTCAATACATATTGCGCAAAGGTTCTAAAGATTTAGGTAGCCACACTTTAGAAGGCTCTCGTTCTGGCATGGCTATGTTAGTGTACGCAAGTATGCATATCATTAGCAGACCAGGCTATGAATTATTGATCGATCAAAGTATTAATAAAGCACGTTATTTCGCTGATTTGATCACCGAGCAAAATGATTTTGAGTTGGTGTCTGAACCTGAGCTTTGTTTACTGACTTATCGCTATATACCAAAGCATGTTCAAGAAGCTCTCAAACAAGCAAACTCAAGTGATAAAGTAAAATTAAACGAGTTACTCAACGAGCTCACTAAGTTCATTCAGAAAAAACAACGTGAGACTGGTAAGTCTTTTGTATCCAGAACTCAGCTTACACCTGAGAAATGGAACCACCAGCCAATTATCGTATTTAGAGTTGTACTAGCGAACCCTCTTACAGGGCATGATATACTCAGCGCTATTATTGATGAGCAACGTGAAATCTCTAAACTTGCTCCAAATTTAATGCGAGCAATAAACACGTTAGCAGATTCAATCACCTCATGA
- a CDS encoding MurR/RpiR family transcriptional regulator yields the protein MNTLEKIQKNLENFSKSERKVAEVIMASPQTAIHSSIATLAKMADVSEPTVNRFCRRLDTKGFPDFKLHLAQSLANGTPYVNRNVEEDDGPDAYTHKIFESTMACLDVAKNSLDAMQVNRAVDLLTQAKRISFFGLGASSAVAKDAQNKFIRFNIPITCFEDIVMQRMSCINCSDNDVIVLISHTGRTKSQVEIANLARENGATVIAITAKDSPLDKASSLSISLDVPEDTDVYMPMASRVVQMTVIDVLATGFTLRRGTGFRENLKRVKESIKDSRYEKYSQF from the coding sequence ATGAATACATTAGAAAAAATACAAAAAAATCTAGAAAATTTCAGCAAGTCTGAGCGTAAAGTTGCCGAAGTCATTATGGCATCTCCTCAAACAGCTATTCACTCTAGCATTGCTACATTAGCTAAAATGGCGGATGTAAGTGAGCCTACTGTTAACCGCTTTTGCCGCCGTTTAGATACGAAAGGCTTTCCGGATTTTAAACTTCACCTTGCTCAAAGCTTGGCAAACGGAACACCTTATGTGAACCGTAATGTTGAAGAGGATGATGGACCAGACGCTTACACTCATAAGATTTTCGAATCCACTATGGCGTGTTTAGATGTAGCGAAAAACAGCTTAGATGCAATGCAAGTTAATCGTGCTGTCGATCTACTTACCCAAGCTAAACGAATTTCATTCTTTGGCTTAGGTGCTTCATCAGCCGTTGCTAAAGATGCACAAAACAAGTTCATTCGCTTTAATATACCAATTACTTGTTTTGAAGATATTGTGATGCAACGAATGAGCTGCATTAACTGTAGTGATAACGACGTAATCGTTTTGATTTCTCATACTGGTAGGACAAAAAGCCAAGTTGAGATTGCTAACTTAGCTCGTGAAAATGGCGCGACCGTTATTGCGATTACAGCGAAAGATTCACCACTGGATAAAGCAAGTTCTCTGTCTATTTCTTTGGATGTTCCAGAAGATACCGACGTTTATATGCCAATGGCGAGCCGTGTTGTTCAAATGACGGTTATCGATGTTTTAGCAACAGGTTTTACCCTGCGCCGCGGTACTGGTTTCAGAGAGAATTTGAAGCGAGTGAAAGAATCAATTAAAGATTCAAGGTATGAAAAGTATTCTCAGTTTTAG